The genomic interval AATCTCCTATCTGTGGATTTAAGTTTACCAATTGTTTATTGGTTTCTTGCAATATAAATTAAAGCCACATCTTGTTGTCTTTATGCACCTCGCTTGATTATGTTTATGAATAATTAAGCAGTCCAAACAGCACCTAACGACAGCAGATTAGTTATCTCATTGTTTCTGCATGTAGGTGTGGGCAGTTCTAAAGCCAGGGTTTTTGGCATTGCTTGAAGATCCTTTTGACACAAAACTCTTAGACATAGTTGTTTTCGATGTCCTACCAATGTCAAATGAAGATGTGAAGTCCCCGGTGTATTTAGCAGACCAGATAAAGGAACGTAATCCTTTGTTCTATGCATTTAAGGTGAGCTATGTTTTTCATTCTGTTGAACATAATCCTTCTTGCAGAATATTGATGTGTCCTGAATATAAATGTGGTAACCAGTCATGGTCTAATCACAGAAAGGAATGGAACTACGTTATGCAGTCTTGCAGTAGCCTGAGAAATCTATAACATGTTATATGTAGTGCATGCCTTTGAGTTATATCAGGCACCATCATTCTGTTCTAAGCTCAAATCGTGGCAGAGAGCCTCTTCTcagaaatttaatatttgcaATGGAAAAgcttttttagtttattttgatgattgttCGATTCCAGCATTCTTCAGCATACTCATTTATCCGCATTGCTTGGTCTTGTAGTTGTGATAGAATCAGGTTTTTTTCTATCAAAATCAGTTAAATAGAAGTTTTTCTTATTCAAGTCTAATGATGGAAATGTGGAAAGGTCTCTTGTGGAAGTCGGAGCATAAATTTGAGAGTTACAAGTAATGGTAAAGCCAAAGAATGGGTTGCTGCAATTAACTATGCAGGCATAAGGGCCCCTGATGGCTGGTGTTATCCTCACCGCTTTGGTTCCTTTGCTCCTCCAAGAGGTTCGAATGAAGATGGGAGTCAAGCTCAATGGTTTATTGATGGTAAAGCTGCTTTTGAAGCAATAGCTGCTTCAATAGAGAAGGCAAAATCAGAGGTTCATATCTTCTAATGCCAACACATGAAACAAATTTTGTATATGTCATCAatgattgaattttttttatttgcagATATTCATAACTGGCTGGTGGCTCTGCCCAGAGCTGTACCTGAGACGCCCTTTTCAAAGTAATTCTTCCTCTCGGCTTGATGAACTACTAGAAGCAAAAGCCAAGCAAGGAGTTCAGGTGCAAATATTTCAACTTCTGCATTGCCATTCTTGATAATTTGCTCTTGTTCTCCTCTAGGGTCTCCTTTACAATCTATCATTATTATATGCCCACAATCATTCCAATTGCTCCTTTTCTATATTAACTAGAATCAGCAATGCAGATTTACATTCTTCTCTACAAGGAGGTTTCTATTGCTTTGAAAATCAAGAGTTTGTACAGCAAGAAATTGCTTCGTAACATTCATGAGAATGTGAGGGTGCTGCGCTATCCTGACCATTTGTCAACAGGCATATATTTATGGTATGCAGTTCAGAGAAAAAATTCAGTCCACATTTCTGATAAAAATGCCAATGATCTGCACTTATTGTGATTATTGTTTTGCTACGGTTAAATGCAGGTCCCATCATGAGAAACTTGTTATTGTTGATTACCAGATATGCTTTATTGGAGGTCTAGATTTGTGCTTTGGACGGTATGACACCGTTGAACATAGAGTGGGAGATTGCCCTCCCTTTACATGGCCTGGAAAGGACTACTACAATCCCAGGTGTGTTTCTTTCATACTCCTGggaaaatcatttcaaaagaCTTAAAAGGATTCAAGTATGCATCTTCAGAATCAATGAATTATGTGGAACAATTTGCAAGAACTAGCTTTGCATGCTGATGATTATAGAAAATATGCAATAATAAACAATTGTATGCAATGAATCTTTCAACATATCAAGTTGAAAGAAATGGTAGGCTACTTCAGAAATTTTGGACATGAGTTGCTTTCTTTGATGGTTCTGTTTAGAGAATCTGAACCTAACTCTTGGGAGGAATCAATGAAAGATGAACTCGAAAGAGGAAAATATCCCCGTATGCCATGGCACGATGTCCACTGTGCTCTATGGGGACCGCCATGTCGTGATGTTGCTAGGCACTTTGTACAACGTTGGAACCATGCCAAGGTTAGTCTCCTTCATTTCAGACAGCACATTTTTCTCATCTCTGCCAAAGTAAATTTTTCTGAAACAGATGAGCTTTTTCTTTCCAGAGAAATAAAGCTCCACATGAGCAAACAATTCCACTACTTATGCCTCAACACCACATGGTCCTCCCTCATTACATGGGAAATAGAGAGATTGACATTGAAAGTAAGGGAGAGGACCATCAAAAAGACCTCAGCAGACAGGATTCCTTTTCCTCACGATCACCTTTTGAAGATATCCCACTGCTTTTGCCCCAGGAATCTGATGGACTTGTTGTTTCTAATGGAGACCAGAAGTTAAATGGTCTGCCCAGTAAGCATGATCCTTTATCTAAAGAACATGGAGATCATGGAAGCTCTTTATCTTCCCATGATTCTGAAGTTGACTCCTTAGGTTCAGACACACAAATTAAAGTTACTGCAGATGACCATCATTCCATGGATCCTCGAAGTAACCTGGAATCAAATGGAATGCCACAATCAGACATGGAAGTTTCAGATGAATGGTGGGAAACCACTGTGAATGATAATAATGATGCTTCTGCAGACGAATATGGAGAAACTGGCCCTCGCACAGCATGTCATTGTCAGGTTAGCTTTGCCTGTGAACGCAAATCGACTGTACTTAGATTAAATGACGTTCCATGATTGTGCTGTCATACTTGAATCCGTGCACAGACTTACACTACAGCTTAGTTTAGCACATCCAATTGTTTTAGAGAACTACGACCATGTTCAAAAAGCATTCATCATCCGTCAATGTTAGGCTTCTTAGACTCCTTCATACTTCATTAGTATACACATTTCTTAACCAGATGAAACTTGCAGGTTATCAGAAGTGTCAGCCAGTGGTCTGCTGGAACCAGTCAAACTGAAGATAGTATTCATAGTGCTTATTGTTCCCTGATTGAGAAAGCAGAACATTTGATTTACATTGAGGTAACATAAGTTGCAGTAGCATTTTTCTGCCACGGTTAAAAATTCAAGGCCAAGGATAAAATGAGTTATCAGTACTTCTTATACTAACCCGTTGCAGTTTTCTATTGGTTGCTTGCCTGtagaatcaattttttatatcaGGTCTTGCAGAAGATGAGATTATACAGAACCGTGTCCTGGAAGCATTGTACCGGAGGATTCTGCGTGCATACAAAGAACAGAAATGTTTTCGGGTTGTTGTAGTCATACCACTCTTACCAGGTTTCCAGGTAGAATTCTTTGTATTAGATCCTGAGTTCTAGTTTCAAATCTTAAGATGCTTAgccttttctttcttggtgAGACAGGGAGGTTTGGATGATACTGGTGCAGCAACTGTTAGAGCCTTAGTTCACTGGCAGTATCGAACAATTTCCAGAGAGAAAACTTCTATATTGCATAATCTGAACGCAAAACTTGGCCATAAAACATGGGATTACATTTCCTTTTATGGTCTGAGATCATATGGTAGACTTTCTGATGGTGGTCCTGCAGCTACCAGTCAGGTATTTCCATCAGGATATAACTCCGATTTTGAGTCATAACCAGTTAATTCATTCAACAAATCCTCATTGTTGATCATACAGGTTTACGTGCATAGCAAATTGATGATTATAGATGATCGTATTGCTTTGATTGGTTCATCTAATATTAATGATAGGAGTTTGCTCGGATCAAGAGACTCTGAGGTACCTTTTCGCATTTCTTTTGATCTTTGAAGACTTCGCATTCTTGTAACATAAATGTTCCAAATGGAAATGGTTACTTAACCCAAGATTTAGGACTTCCTCGTCACTTGAAATAGGCCATCAAGTAAAAACTGCTAGTTTTCAAGCATATGTCAGTCACCAGAAGTATAGAGGAAACTATATCTTAGTGTGAATATTGAGGATAATTGAAAGAACTGCATATGCATAAACATTTTATTTCCTCGTTATGATACAAGAGAATTACTTGACTAGTGTCAAGTTAAGCATTTTAGAGCAAGTAGAATATTTCAATCTCATATCACATAAGTAggaaaatcttaaaaatttataagtgTGAGTACTGCATATCcgaataaattaattttttgaaaaaataataatgatctCATCGGAAACCACTACTTCCTCCAAAATGGGTTATGAGGGATCACACTAACCTCATATTTGCTCACTATATTATCAAATGTGTGGACAAAATCGTATGCAGCTCTTTGATTAGAGCTTTACACGTAATCTAACATGATTGCCTTCATTTGATAACAAAGTCCCCGGACTTCTGTAGAGAAGTTCGTCTTGTAATTGACAGTGATTGCTGTTTCAGATTGGAGTAGTCATTGAAGACAAGGAATTTCTTGAATCAACTATGAATGGAGAGCCTTGGAAGGCCGGAAAGTTTGCTCATAGCCTGCGGTGCGCGCTGTGGTCTGAGCACCTTGGCCTTCATCAAGGAGAGGCCAGTTCAACGATCAATATTAACTTTGatcattcttttctttcctttttttttttccctctgtGTTCATGATTCTCAACATTCTTTTGGTTCATGGATATCTTCATCAATGAACCAGTGAAATAATGGTTAGAATAATAGATAATCCATTAAATGCTCATACTTTCTTCAGATCAGTAAGATTAGTGATCCTGTGTTGGAACAAACTTACCGGAAACTATGGCTAGCAACTGCAGAGGTAAGATACTGGTAGGCAAGGTTGCAGGGTGGGGTGCTTAGCCTACTTTTGCTGTGAACTTAACTAATGTTGCATTGCTATAAAAACCTGACAGGCCAATAGCATGATCTTCCAAGATGTCTTTGCTTGCATCCCCAATGATCTTATACACTCCAGGTACACTCCTGCAGGCAGATCctctattttttgttctttaatcAGAATCCTTTCTTTCTCATATGATCCGTATCCTGTCAAACACAGAGCTGCTCTGAGACAAGACATGGCCTATTGGAAGGAGAAACTTGGGCACACCACCATTGATTTAGGTGTAGCCCCTGAGAAGCTAGAAACCAAAGAGAATGGAGAGGTTGAAACCGAAGATCCCATGGAGAGACTTAAATTGATTCAGGGACATCTTGTTTTATTCCCTTTGAAGTTCATGTGTCAAGAAGATTTGAGACCAGTATTTAATGAGAGTGAGTTTTATGCATCTCCTCAAGTGTTTCATTAAGAATATCATATGGAGCAGTGGCAATACCACACTCATAGATTCCGAcagaagaaaacaaggaatGGAGTATTGATTACTAGAATGCCATTGATACCTCTCTGTGCATAATCTGTACATAATAGGCAAAGAAAATGGCAATTTTTTCAGCTGATTGATTCTCTACAAGGGGCATGATCGACACtctatttttttccaaatcaaatgtAGAAAATGAGCCTATACTAATCTTGAAACAGAAATGGTTCAGCAAAATAAGATCAGAAACAAGACATATAAAGAACATTAACTCTTCTACATACAAAGAAGATTTAACCTTTCTGTAAGATAAGAGTGAGATACAAATCTCATTAACTACTTCCTCAAATCTGATGACAAACAAGCAGTGTATCAGACACAAATAGAGCAAAAGTTAGAGAGAATTGAAAGGAACTGATAATAAACTAACCAAGAAAGATTCAAGGGAACTGATAAAAAGGAGTATCATCCCCACATCAACCAACACACTATCACCTcttgcaaaaaaaaatttccaccTCTTCTAGCAAGCCCTAGATAAAAAGGCACAGTCCCCTAGTCAAAGCAAGGCAGTTAAACTCGTCTTTTCTTAGGAAGCCGGCATCCATTATGTGGACGTCTAGTGGTGTCCTCAATGTGTACAACAGGATTATCTGACCGAGAATCACTAAAGCCCTCACGAAAGCTGAGGATTGCTTgccttttcttcttaaaatgAGTAAAACCTTTCACTCTTACCACAACTGATTTAATCCCCATATTTCTTGCCAGCCGCCCCACATGTTCTGCTGTTGCTTCAGCAGCATACCGAGACACTTTTGCACCCCCTTTTAGCTCAGACAACTGTCCAGATGAGGCTCCACATTTCTTATTTCCATTTGAATCTGTCACAGTGACAAAGGTATTGTTGCGCATAAGCTTTATGTGCACAAAATCGGCATcttgctcaaaatttttgtatcGAAGAAATTGAGAACCCCCAAAGATGCTCTTTCCATCTTCCTCTAGTACTTTCCTCACCAAGTTCATGGTCTCGGAACCCCTCGCTATCTCAAAACCCCTCTGACGTTTTGGATCCCACCCTGTCTCAAAATGCCTCTGATATGAAAGATGCCTAAAACTCCGGAAACTTGACGCATATATAGCAGAGACATTATTGTTCACACTCTGTTGATCCAAATTCGTCCGCGGATTTCCAACATTCTCATAAAATTTTGCACCAGCACTGAAACTCTTTAAACAacctataaaataaaatcagtTAGGCCTATGGAAAAAAAGactattgaaaaatattttcagcAAATAAGTTATTTAGCCCAATATTATACCTAGTGTACGGACAACATCCAcaaatcaattcatcacaaGTTTATTTATAGTCAAAGTTGCTCCACTTAGTCTTATAAGTATATCCAATGGAAGTTCAAACCAAACAATGAAAAGGTTTTTCACTTTATATTTCATTCACCACCCAatatgaaacaaaataaatgaatcCACACAAATCCAGCTAGAAACTGCTGCACAATGTTTAGGGAATGCAAGACTGAAAGACGTACTCTTACATACAGCTACAATTTTGATCAATTCTGTCAACTAATAAACTAAGCATCACTAAAAACTCCTCAAGTCGCGGCCTTCTTCTATTCGACACCAACAAAGAACAAGAAAGTATAACCGACTACCTCAAATCTCAGAAAAAAATACTCAAATTCTATTCCTTTAAAGCAACATTAACCTAggtgaaataaaaaatttaaaaatagacaAAACAAGCAGATGGGTTAGCAAGCTTAAcaagaatcaaaacataaactTTTTGCACTTAAAGTAGGTTCGGTTTCCTAGCATTTCTTTGGGAATTTCACAATCTTGTTAGAAACAATTAAATTCACAACAACCTGTTAGCTCATTGCTACTTCATATTCTGTCCACCAATTGTTTGCAAAAACTACTCAATGAAAGTTCCAAACTTTGCAAAAGCTTAGCTTCTAACTTTTAACCAATGATTTAATTTCCAAGATTGAACAGTAAATCAAGAACTTAAAACGATCAAATAATTGTAAGATTTCCCAATTTTTTATACAATCTAaatgagaatgaaaaaggaaaaaaaggggcatgtgggggggggggggggaacTTGCCGAGAAAACCAGAGCCGTTGGAGGAAGCTTGAGAGACCCAGTTGAAGCTACTAAAGCGTTGAAGCAAAGCTGAAGTAGAGAAAAGCTGAGCTTGTCGAATTGAAGACAAAGGGtacatctttttcttctctggGTTTTTCCCTTTGGTTTCAGATTTTGCTTAGTAAAGATCAAATCTCTGATcgataaacaacaaaaaattatgtgaaaaaaaaagacggaaaaagaaaatgctgGGGTTTTGCGGCCTATCTTAGGATGATCCTCAAACGAAGCCCAACCCGATTACCTTATTTTTGGGCCCAATGATCCAAGATTCCTTCTTTTATATCTTATTTTTATCCAGGACCCGACCCGAGGCCCAACCCAAACAAAACTTTGGCAATACAAAAAActatttctttatatataccttttttatataattaatttttttattttttattttgatattaaaaagaattgaatatttaatattataaaaaaattaaattttaatataaaatacacCAAAATCAACTccttaaaaactaaaaataaataaatatttagagTGGGAAGAAATACtagtttttgattatttgttcCCTAGGACTAGGAGTtgcttttttatattatttttttcaagttaGCCATGGGTGTTTAAGTGGGTTGGTAGCATTTTCAATCTAAGTGGATCTTGTAATCATTTGATCTTTTTCTGTCTTTGTCATTTCTCCACTATGGCTATGCATAATTGGCTGAGGAGCCAATATCTCCCCACCATGAATCTTGTAATCATTAGATAAGTATtctaattaaatcatttaatttttttataaaaaagtaagtaaaatattattaaataataattatttaaattcgTTTTCTAATTGTGAAAGTTTGTGAAAGCGAAAAGGACAttgatttatataattaatcaattaatccgTACACAAATTAATTTCAGGGTTTGTGAGGGCTTGTGATAAACATAGTTAacatgattatttttttaatgaaattctagtttaaagtaagaaaaaaaaatttaaatagaatCAGTGGTAAGGATACAATCCTTGTTGCTTTActacaaaggaaaaaaaaggatcCACTCtttctcattattttattattaatttgatttatagCAATCAAAATAAGGTAAATAAAGTTCATATCCCTTGatgtttgattatttaattaatatttttatatttgtgatTTTAAACAGTATCGAGAGAGATACAAGATGTCACAATCTCAAAAAAATAGTGAATTACATATTTAACTGtatattagaataaaattgattatttaagtatttaatATGAGATAAAACTGTAAACTctaatgaattaaaataaataatatcttACAGGTTAACGTAGATCATGAACAAAGTATTTCAATCCCTTCCTGCCCCTTTCGGACACTCTCCAGGTAAAACACGAAGAGGGTAATTCCCATGAAGATTAATGTAGCTGAACATGGTTGACTCGGCACAATCAGTTGTTCGGTTCATTAATGTAGAGTCTCCTCCACGCTCTTGACTGGGCAGGTTAACCAAAACCGCTCCTTTGCTTCTGACATTTCAGACAAAGACCTCTAGCATTCCTTTTTTGAGATTGTAGCCCATATGGTGACTTGAGGAACATTGCATGTTAATTATTATGCATATGGTGACAAATTGACAACCAGGATTTGGACACTTTGGTCTTCTAATCATGTCTGAGTTTTCACCAATTTACTGCAGTTTTTAGTGAAGCCTGGAGTGGACCAAAGATAAAAGGACAGCTGAGAGGTTGTACGATGTCTAATGTTCGCCAGTATAGAGTTAAATGTACAGTTCTCCCCCTTGGTTCAATCATTCTTAACTTCATCGGGGTAATATCAGGCAAAGCAAAGAAGTTTGGTTATGGATGA from Theobroma cacao cultivar B97-61/B2 chromosome 5, Criollo_cocoa_genome_V2, whole genome shotgun sequence carries:
- the LOC18600515 gene encoding phospholipase D zeta 2 isoform X2 — encoded protein: MSSERLIAGDAMRSDETMHNPTAALPWSGSFRQCGENDSIFEELPKAMIVSVSRPDTGDMSPMLLSYTIEVQYKQFKWRLLKKASQVLYLHFALKKRVIIEEFHEKQEQVKEWLQSLGIVDQVAVVQDDDEPDDGAIPLHHEGSSRNRNVPSLAALPILRPTLGGQQIVSDKAKVAMQGYLNHFLGNMDIVNSREVCKFLEVSKLSFSWEYGPKLKEGYVMVKHLSQVSGDDDIGCFPCQWFSCWNNSWKKVWAVLKPGFLALLEDPFDTKLLDIVVFDVLPMSNEDVKSPVYLADQIKERNPLFYAFKVSCGSRSINLRVTSNGKAKEWVAAINYAGIRAPDGWCYPHRFGSFAPPRGSNEDGSQAQWFIDGKAAFEAIAASIEKAKSEIFITGWWLCPELYLRRPFQSNSSSRLDELLEAKAKQGVQIYILLYKEVSIALKIKSLYSKKLLRNIHENVRVLRYPDHLSTGIYLWSHHEKLVIVDYQICFIGGLDLCFGRYDTVEHRVGDCPPFTWPGKDYYNPRESEPNSWEESMKDELERGKYPRMPWHDVHCALWGPPCRDVARHFVQRWNHAKRNKAPHEQTIPLLMPQHHMVLPHYMGNREIDIESKGEDHQKDLSRQDSFSSRSPFEDIPLLLPQESDGLVVSNGDQKLNGLPSKHDPLSKEHGDHGSSLSSHDSEVDSLGSDTQIKVTADDHHSMDPRSNLESNGMPQSDMEVSDEWWETTVNDNNDASADEYGETGPRTACHCQVIRSVSQWSAGTSQTEDSIHSAYCSLIEKAEHLIYIENQFFISGLAEDEIIQNRVLEALYRRILRAYKEQKCFRVVVVIPLLPGFQGGLDDTGAATVRALVHWQYRTISREKTSILHNLNAKLGHKTWDYISFYGLRSYGRLSDGGPAATSQVYVHSKLMIIDDRIALIGSSNINDRSLLGSRDSEIGVVIEDKEFLESTMNGEPWKAGKFAHSLRCALWSEHLGLHQGEISKISDPVLEQTYRKLWLATAEANSMIFQDVFACIPNDLIHSRAALRQDMAYWKEKLGHTTIDLGVAPEKLETKENGEVETEDPMERLKLIQGHLVLFPLKFMCQEDLRPVFNESEFYASPQVFH
- the LOC18600515 gene encoding phospholipase D zeta 2 isoform X1, producing the protein MSSERLIAGDAMRSDETMHNPTAALPWSGSFRQCGENDSIFEELPKAMIVSVSRPDTGDMSPMLLSYTIEVQYKQFKWRLLKKASQVLYLHFALKKRVIIEEFHEKQEQVKEWLQSLGIVDQVAVVQDDDEPDDGAIPLHHEGSSRNRNVPSLAALPILRPTLGGQQIVSDKAKVAMQGYLNHFLGNMDIVNSREVCKFLEVSKLSFSWEYGPKLKEGYVMVKHLSQVSGDDDIGCFPCQWFSCWNNSWKKVWAVLKPGFLALLEDPFDTKLLDIVVFDVLPMSNEDVKSPVYLADQIKERNPLFYAFKVSCGSRSINLRVTSNGKAKEWVAAINYAGIRAPDGWCYPHRFGSFAPPRGSNEDGSQAQWFIDGKAAFEAIAASIEKAKSEIFITGWWLCPELYLRRPFQSNSSSRLDELLEAKAKQGVQIYILLYKEVSIALKIKSLYSKKLLRNIHENVRVLRYPDHLSTGIYLWSHHEKLVIVDYQICFIGGLDLCFGRYDTVEHRVGDCPPFTWPGKDYYNPRESEPNSWEESMKDELERGKYPRMPWHDVHCALWGPPCRDVARHFVQRWNHAKRNKAPHEQTIPLLMPQHHMVLPHYMGNREIDIESKGEDHQKDLSRQDSFSSRSPFEDIPLLLPQESDGLVVSNGDQKLNGLPSKHDPLSKEHGDHGSSLSSHDSEVDSLGSDTQIKVTADDHHSMDPRSNLESNGMPQSDMEVSDEWWETTVNDNNDASADEYGETGPRTACHCQVIRSVSQWSAGTSQTEDSIHSAYCSLIEKAEHLIYIENQFFISGLAEDEIIQNRVLEALYRRILRAYKEQKCFRVVVVIPLLPGFQGGLDDTGAATVRALVHWQYRTISREKTSILHNLNAKLGHKTWDYISFYGLRSYGRLSDGGPAATSQVYVHSKLMIIDDRIALIGSSNINDRSLLGSRDSEIGVVIEDKEFLESTMNGEPWKAGKFAHSLRCALWSEHLGLHQGEISKISDPVLEQTYRKLWLATAEANSMIFQDVFACIPNDLIHSRYTPAGRSSIFCSLIRILSFSYDPYPVKHRAALRQDMAYWKEKLGHTTIDLGVAPEKLETKENGEVETEDPMERLKLIQGHLVLFPLKFMCQEDLRPVFNESEFYASPQVFH
- the LOC18600516 gene encoding probable ribosomal protein S11, mitochondrial, which translates into the protein MYPLSSIRQAQLFSTSALLQRFSSFNWVSQASSNGSGFLGCLKSFSAGAKFYENVGNPRTNLDQQSVNNNVSAIYASSFRSFRHLSYQRHFETGWDPKRQRGFEIARGSETMNLVRKVLEEDGKSIFGGSQFLRYKNFEQDADFVHIKLMRNNTFVTVTDSNGNKKCGASSGQLSELKGGAKVSRYAAEATAEHVGRLARNMGIKSVVVRVKGFTHFKKKRQAILSFREGFSDSRSDNPVVHIEDTTRRPHNGCRLPKKRRV